One genomic window of Arachis stenosperma cultivar V10309 chromosome 10, arast.V10309.gnm1.PFL2, whole genome shotgun sequence includes the following:
- the LOC130954941 gene encoding U-box domain-containing protein 7, translating to MHILPPPSSSSSSSSSSNSIWVLSSIKLQFFARIRRFLQSKATRKRRNQPRNRAEQSNNDNNKVEKVVETVQVMEKHEEEKEEEEDSGIVLQRTVKKLHFGSWEEKEVAAKDIGNLAKEDLKVRKLITELGVVPVLVSMVASDVATRRRAALVALIHLADGTYTNKAMIVEAGILSKLPNTVDNVDESTINEFSELLLSLSSLANTQFHFPSLDFLPLLRHILESNSSSLDTKTSCLGALYNFSSVLENAGALVSCGIVPILLELSSRKETSEKALASLGNLLVSMMGKKAIENSCLVPKNFIEILSWEDKPKCQELSVYILMILAHQSSSQREKMAQAGIVPVLLEVVLLGSSLAQKRALKLLQWFKDERQTKMGPHSGPQTPRFASMGSPVNQREATEGKKMMKSLVKQSLHRNMEIITHRANAAGDSSRFKSLVISTSSKSLPY from the exons ATGCATATTCTTCCTcctccatcatcatcatcatcatcttcttcttcttctaattctaTTTGGGTATTGTCTAGCATAAAGCTTCAATTCTTTGCACGAATCAGAAGGTTCCTCCAATCAAAAGCGACACGAAAGCGCCGAAACCAACCAAGAAACAGAGCTGAGCAGAGCAACAACGACAATAACAAGGTCGAAAAAGTTGTTGAAACGGTTCAAGTCATGGAGAAGCATGAGgaggagaaggaagaagaggaggacTCTGGTATCGTGTTGCAGAGGACAGTGAAGAAGCTTCACTTTGGAAGCTGGGAAGAGAAGGAGGTGGCAGCCAAGGATATTGGAAATTTGGCAAAAGAAGATTTGAAGGTTAGAAAGTTGATAACAGAACTCGGTGTGGTGCCTGTGTTGGTCTCTATGGTGGCTTCCGACGTGGCCACCCGTCGCAGAGCAGCGTTGGTGGCGTTGATCCACCTTGCTGATGGAACTTACAc GAACAAGGCTATGATAGTGGAGGCAGGAATATTATCCAAGCTGCCAAACACAGTTGACAATGTAGATGAATCAACAATCAATGAATTTTCTGAGTTGCTGTTATCGTTGTCTTCACTAGCAAACACCCAATTCCATTTTCCTTCATTGGACTTTCTACCATTACTAAGACACATTCTTGAGTCAAACTCCTCAAGCTTAGACACAAAAACATCATGTTTGGGTGCCCTATACAACTTTTCAAGCGTGTTAGAGAACGCGGGAGCTTTGGTTTCATGTGGGATTGTTCCTATTTTATTAGAACTATCCTCAAGAAAAGAAACTTCAGAGAAAGCATTGGCAAGTCTAGGGAACTTGTTAGTGAGCATGATGGGGAAGAAAGCAATAGAGAATAGTTGTTTAGTGCCAAAGAACTTCATTGAGATCTTGTCATGGGAAGACAAACCCAAATGCCAAGAGTTATCGGTTTATATATTGATGATCCTAGCGCATCAAAGTTCAAGTCAAAGGGAGAAAATGGCACAGGCTGGCATTGTTCCTGTGCTTCTTGAAGTGGTTCTGTTGGGAAGCTCTTTGGCTCAGAAGAGAGCATTGAAGCTATTGCAATGGTTCAAGGATGAGAGGCAAACCAAGATGGGGCCACATTCGGGGCCACAAACACCGAGGTTTGCATCGATGGGGTCACCGGTGAATCAAAGAGAAGCAACGGAAgggaagaagatgatgaagagtTTGGTTAAACAAAGCTTGCATAGGAACATGGAGATTATTACTCACAGGGCTAATGCTGCTGGAGACTCTTCTAGATTTAAGTCATTGGTTATTAGCACTAGTTCTAAGAGTTTGCCttattaa